One genomic region from Actinomycetota bacterium encodes:
- a CDS encoding response regulator transcription factor, protein METTLPIRVVIVDDHEMLVQGLRAALGAESDIEVIASAGTVEEGCAAVRMHAPDVVLMDYELPDGDGVLATERIKAEVPSVQVVMVTSFDDEAVLVRAIEAGCSGFITKHKAIGEVESAVRAAHSGEALISPSMLARLLPRLRRKEQGHGVDLTPREMEILRFLAEGLSNAAIAERLVLSLHTVRNHVQNVIGKLGAHSKLEAVATAVREGILRQA, encoded by the coding sequence ATGGAAACCACTCTGCCGATCCGCGTCGTCATCGTCGACGATCACGAGATGCTCGTACAGGGACTTCGAGCCGCCCTTGGGGCCGAGTCCGATATCGAAGTGATCGCCTCGGCCGGAACCGTTGAAGAGGGGTGCGCAGCGGTTCGCATGCACGCGCCCGATGTGGTCCTCATGGATTACGAGCTTCCCGACGGTGACGGCGTGCTGGCGACGGAACGTATCAAGGCCGAGGTTCCGTCGGTGCAGGTCGTCATGGTCACTTCCTTCGACGACGAGGCGGTGCTGGTTCGCGCGATCGAGGCCGGGTGCTCGGGCTTCATCACCAAGCACAAGGCGATCGGTGAAGTCGAGAGCGCCGTGCGCGCCGCCCACTCGGGTGAAGCGCTCATCTCGCCCTCGATGCTGGCGCGGCTCCTGCCTCGCCTCCGTCGCAAGGAGCAGGGCCACGGCGTGGATCTGACCCCCCGCGAGATGGAGATCTTGAGATTCCTCGCAGAAGGCTTGTCGAACGCGGCGATCGCGGAACGCTTGGTCCTGAGCCTGCACACGGTGCGCAACCATGTGCAGAACGTGATCGGCAAACTGGGCGCTCACTCCAAGCTCGAGGCGGTCGCGACCGCGGTGCGTGAGGGCATCCTCCGCCAAGCCTGA
- a CDS encoding sensor histidine kinase, translating to MVPPTPQAAASPSQLRLRLLLLVLLAVLPALLLVGISAIRNRNTLAEQVEENALRVARLSAAGHEAAIEGARQFLTALARVPEVRSGSASRCEALVRDLLVQFPDYLNFGLADLPDGELTCSAVPARSTVTVKDRAYFQRAVQTGGFAVGDFLIGRVTGQPALTFGIPVLDDRGGPRAIAFAAISLQVFEDVATKAALPEGSSVVVVDGKGTVLARVPDPLGLVGKTLPEEALVKAVLARPQGTVEVASFDGVRRLYGFTRLQGGGDVSVAVGISSAAAFADVDRTFWFGVTGLALVGILAMIAAWFFGRAFVVRPVTSALRGERQAVERLEQVDQMRTDFVSMVSHELRNPLATVRGFGQLLRDRPESLPDEQRHQAYEVIVRQVDRMASLIDNVLDVSRLESDTFSYAFVAYEPARLLDESAEEARGAWRQHQLVVDSPDGLPTAKGDSDRLKQVLLNLVSNACRYSAEGTTVTLRARSVGTNVRIDVVDEGPGIPAESLALLFHRFARLRTPDAQNVRGTGLGLYISRRIVEAHGGHITVESEPGRGSTFSVEVPIDPPQPGT from the coding sequence GTGGTTCCCCCCACACCGCAAGCTGCCGCCTCCCCCTCGCAGCTGCGGCTCCGCCTCTTGCTGCTCGTTCTGCTTGCGGTGTTGCCCGCGCTGTTGCTCGTCGGGATCAGCGCGATCCGCAATCGGAACACGCTCGCGGAACAGGTCGAGGAGAACGCGCTTCGGGTTGCCCGTTTGTCGGCAGCCGGCCACGAGGCGGCGATCGAAGGCGCGCGACAGTTCCTCACCGCGCTCGCGCGTGTCCCGGAGGTGCGGTCGGGCAGCGCATCACGTTGCGAAGCGCTCGTGCGGGACCTCCTCGTGCAGTTCCCGGATTATCTGAACTTCGGGCTTGCCGATCTTCCCGACGGCGAGCTCACGTGCAGCGCGGTCCCGGCTCGATCGACCGTGACCGTGAAGGATCGAGCCTATTTCCAGCGCGCGGTTCAGACAGGTGGGTTCGCCGTCGGCGACTTCCTGATCGGCCGGGTCACCGGACAACCGGCGCTGACGTTCGGGATCCCGGTGCTCGACGACCGGGGTGGCCCGCGCGCGATCGCGTTCGCGGCGATCTCACTTCAGGTCTTCGAAGACGTCGCCACGAAAGCCGCCTTGCCCGAGGGATCGTCGGTCGTCGTTGTCGATGGCAAAGGGACCGTTCTCGCGCGCGTTCCCGACCCGCTCGGGCTCGTCGGCAAGACCCTCCCGGAGGAAGCGCTCGTGAAAGCGGTTCTCGCGCGTCCGCAGGGCACGGTCGAGGTGGCCAGCTTCGACGGCGTGCGCCGGCTCTACGGATTCACGCGCCTGCAGGGCGGCGGTGACGTGTCCGTCGCCGTGGGCATCTCGAGCGCGGCGGCGTTCGCCGACGTGGATCGCACGTTCTGGTTCGGCGTGACCGGGCTCGCGCTGGTCGGGATCCTGGCAATGATCGCGGCGTGGTTCTTCGGGAGGGCGTTCGTCGTCCGTCCGGTTACGTCCGCTCTGCGAGGTGAGCGGCAAGCCGTCGAGCGTCTCGAGCAGGTCGATCAGATGCGGACGGATTTCGTCTCGATGGTCTCCCACGAGCTTCGCAATCCGCTCGCCACCGTTCGAGGGTTCGGCCAGTTGCTCCGGGATCGGCCCGAGTCGCTCCCCGACGAGCAACGACATCAAGCCTACGAGGTGATCGTGCGGCAAGTGGACCGCATGGCGTCCCTGATCGACAACGTCCTCGACGTGTCGCGCCTCGAGTCCGACACGTTCTCCTACGCGTTCGTTGCTTACGAACCGGCGCGACTCCTCGATGAAAGCGCGGAGGAGGCTCGCGGCGCCTGGCGGCAGCACCAGCTCGTCGTCGACTCGCCCGACGGTCTTCCGACCGCGAAGGGCGACTCCGACCGCTTGAAGCAGGTGCTCCTGAACCTCGTGTCCAACGCCTGCCGCTACTCGGCAGAAGGAACCACGGTGACGCTACGCGCGCGGAGCGTCGGCACGAACGTGCGCATCGACGTCGTCGACGAAGGACCCGGCATACCTGCCGAGAGCCTCGCGCTGCTTTTCCACCGGTTCGCGCGGCTGCGGACTCCAGACGCGCAAAACGTACGCGGCACCGGGCTCGGGCTCTACATCAGCCGTCGCATCGTCGAGGCGCACGGCGGACACATCACGGTCGAGAGCGAGCCGGGCCGCGGGTCGACCTTCTCGGTCGAGGTTCCTATCGACCCACCGCAGCCGGGAACCTAG
- a CDS encoding CPBP family glutamic-type intramembrane protease has protein sequence MTVGAVRAALAAGPRAASPTEALAALTVVAGCIALVSRPVSPAFAAITIVVGLAGALHPLAIERTSGPNARLWCATVALGVGAFAIARGALGGSLIPPPGAVLLGSAIVAAVAEEAFFRRFVYATLLRWGVPFALAGSSFGFAIVHVTFWGWRAVPVDLAAGSLLGWQRWATGSWTAPAVTHAAANVLMLL, from the coding sequence ATGACGGTCGGCGCCGTGCGCGCGGCCCTCGCGGCTGGGCCGCGCGCCGCATCACCCACCGAAGCGCTCGCCGCGTTGACGGTCGTGGCCGGCTGCATCGCGCTCGTCTCGCGCCCGGTTTCGCCGGCGTTCGCCGCGATCACGATCGTGGTGGGCCTCGCCGGAGCGCTTCATCCTTTGGCGATCGAACGCACCTCCGGGCCAAACGCGCGCCTATGGTGCGCAACGGTCGCGCTCGGGGTCGGTGCTTTCGCGATCGCGCGAGGTGCGCTGGGCGGGAGCCTCATTCCGCCGCCCGGAGCGGTACTCCTGGGCTCCGCGATCGTCGCGGCCGTCGCGGAGGAGGCGTTCTTCCGCCGCTTCGTCTACGCGACGCTCTTGCGTTGGGGAGTTCCCTTCGCCCTCGCCGGCTCTTCGTTCGGGTTCGCCATCGTGCACGTGACCTTCTGGGGATGGCGAGCCGTGCCGGTGGATCTTGCCGCCGGATCCCTCTTGGGATGGCAACGCTGGGCGACCGGATCGTGGACGGCCCCGGCCGTGACCCACGCGGCGGCCAACGTTTTGATGTTGTTGTGA
- a CDS encoding SMP-30/gluconolactonase/LRE family protein — translation MRSAARLLFIAFLLVAACSGDEPVAGPTPAPSTATPTPSGPAASPSARTPRFQEYRVPAGSHPHDVAPAPDGTVWYTGQNVGELGRLDPASGKVDRIELGAGSRPHGVIVGPDGAPWITDSGLNAIVRVDPATEKVTVFRLPDSASDANLNTATFDANGVLWFTGQAGIYGRLDPATKAMKVFDAPRGRGPYGIATTPAGDVYYASLAGSYVGKIDVATGKVTVLEPPTKGQGARRVWSDSDGLIWVAEWNAERLGMYDPVGKEWREWKLPGSGPMPYAIYVDDRDIVWLTDFGSNAFVRFDPATEKFTTFKLPSAGSSVRQLLGRPGEVWGAESGNDKLVVLRT, via the coding sequence ATGCGCAGCGCCGCTCGCCTCCTGTTCATTGCTTTCCTCCTGGTCGCCGCGTGCAGCGGGGACGAGCCGGTCGCCGGACCGACGCCGGCCCCCTCGACGGCGACCCCCACGCCGTCCGGCCCGGCCGCGAGTCCGAGCGCACGGACGCCCCGGTTCCAGGAGTACCGCGTCCCCGCCGGCTCGCATCCACACGACGTCGCGCCGGCCCCCGACGGCACGGTGTGGTACACGGGACAGAACGTCGGCGAGCTCGGCCGGCTCGACCCGGCCAGCGGGAAGGTCGACCGCATCGAGCTGGGGGCCGGCTCGCGGCCGCACGGCGTCATCGTCGGACCGGACGGCGCGCCGTGGATCACCGATAGCGGGCTGAACGCGATCGTGCGCGTCGACCCCGCCACCGAGAAGGTCACGGTCTTCCGTCTGCCCGACTCGGCGTCCGACGCCAACCTGAATACGGCGACGTTCGATGCGAACGGCGTCCTTTGGTTCACCGGTCAGGCCGGCATCTACGGCCGCCTCGACCCGGCGACGAAAGCCATGAAGGTCTTCGACGCGCCGCGCGGGCGCGGTCCGTACGGGATCGCGACCACGCCGGCCGGCGACGTCTACTACGCGTCGCTCGCGGGAAGCTACGTCGGGAAGATCGACGTGGCGACCGGGAAGGTGACCGTGCTCGAGCCGCCGACCAAGGGTCAAGGCGCGCGACGTGTCTGGTCGGACTCCGATGGACTGATCTGGGTGGCCGAGTGGAACGCCGAGCGGCTCGGCATGTACGACCCGGTCGGCAAGGAGTGGCGCGAGTGGAAGCTCCCCGGGAGCGGACCGATGCCGTACGCGATCTACGTGGACGACCGCGACATCGTCTGGCTCACCGACTTCGGCTCGAACGCCTTCGTCCGCTTCGACCCTGCAACGGAGAAGTTCACGACGTTCAAGCTGCCGAGTGCCGGTTCCTCGGTGCGCCAGCTCCTGGGACGGCCGGGCGAGGTGTGGGGCGCGGAGTCCGGTAACGACAAGCTCGTCGTGCTCAGGACCTAG
- a CDS encoding SRPBCC domain-containing protein — protein MIEIEREAVVPARPDAVWAIVEDVRRMPMWFAFCERAEVLEGAGIGRRQRIAGRWGAKRSEIDQVVTAYEPGRLLSWKHEAERLNGKPAPRFASETIFSVWLEAEGGGTLVRLVSQQEPAGHVRGLVRRYAGNREVARKMEKSLERLAMVSASL, from the coding sequence GTGATCGAGATCGAGCGAGAAGCGGTGGTCCCTGCCCGGCCGGACGCGGTTTGGGCGATCGTCGAGGACGTCCGGCGCATGCCGATGTGGTTCGCCTTCTGCGAGCGGGCAGAGGTTCTCGAAGGCGCCGGGATCGGTCGCCGCCAGCGCATCGCCGGACGGTGGGGAGCGAAGCGGTCCGAGATCGATCAGGTCGTGACCGCGTACGAGCCCGGCCGCCTGCTTTCATGGAAGCACGAGGCCGAACGCCTGAACGGCAAGCCGGCGCCCCGGTTCGCTTCGGAGACGATCTTCTCCGTGTGGCTGGAGGCGGAAGGCGGTGGCACGCTGGTGCGCCTGGTCTCGCAGCAGGAGCCTGCCGGGCACGTTCGCGGCCTCGTGAGGCGCTACGCGGGCAACCGCGAGGTGGCCCGCAAGATGGAGAAGAGCCTCGAGCGGCTCGCGATGGTATCCGCCTCGCTCTAG
- a CDS encoding sigma-70 family RNA polymerase sigma factor, whose protein sequence is MFALDGEAGVRAAYRAHGAELFGFALRALRDPGLAEEAVQETFLRAWRAADRFDPEIAPLRAWLYSIIRNVVVDLTRARAARPQIVQSPTVVDLRESEGDPFDRALVAWQVEEALRKLGEDHRRVLIETYYRARPYAEVAAELGIPEGTVKSRVYYALRALRLTLEEMGWQG, encoded by the coding sequence GTGTTCGCCCTCGATGGGGAAGCCGGGGTCCGCGCCGCGTACCGGGCGCACGGCGCCGAGCTCTTCGGGTTCGCGCTGCGCGCGCTGAGGGATCCGGGGCTCGCCGAGGAGGCCGTGCAGGAGACGTTCCTGCGGGCGTGGCGAGCCGCCGATCGGTTCGACCCCGAGATCGCACCGCTGCGCGCCTGGCTGTACTCGATCATCCGCAACGTGGTGGTCGACCTCACCAGAGCGCGCGCGGCACGGCCGCAGATCGTGCAAAGCCCGACGGTGGTCGACCTCCGCGAGTCGGAGGGCGACCCGTTCGACCGGGCACTCGTCGCGTGGCAGGTCGAGGAGGCGCTGCGCAAGCTCGGCGAGGACCACCGGCGCGTGCTGATCGAGACGTACTACCGGGCCAGGCCGTACGCGGAGGTCGCGGCGGAGCTGGGGATCCCCGAGGGGACCGTAAAGAGCCGCGTGTACTACGCGCTGCGAGCGCTGCGGCTCACGCTGGAGGAGATGGGGTGGCAGGGATGA
- a CDS encoding zf-HC2 domain-containing protein: MTTEGCRPWRESLGAYALGHLPTDERTALEAHVDGCAACDAELRELRPVAEALPAADPAHLGARPAPPADLGERVAARIRAEHSSRVRRRWKIAVAGVAAAAVLVATTLTVSAVLREDRPDYEVFRFPVLPAGVEAKAYLYPPKEGTPGVEVWLEVDGLEPGARYAVWVERRSTGERVGCGTFRAVDGAAHIVLPSEVDRGDTGAVGVSTAEGEFVMIAPVT; encoded by the coding sequence ATGACGACCGAAGGGTGCCGGCCGTGGCGGGAATCGCTCGGCGCATACGCGCTCGGCCATCTTCCGACGGACGAACGTACCGCTCTCGAGGCGCACGTCGACGGGTGTGCGGCGTGCGACGCGGAGCTCCGGGAGCTGCGGCCGGTCGCCGAGGCGTTGCCGGCGGCTGATCCCGCCCACCTGGGCGCGCGTCCGGCTCCGCCGGCCGACCTGGGCGAGCGCGTCGCGGCGAGGATCCGCGCCGAGCACAGCTCGCGCGTGCGGCGCCGCTGGAAGATCGCAGTTGCGGGCGTCGCGGCCGCGGCAGTGCTCGTCGCGACGACGCTGACGGTGTCGGCGGTGCTCCGTGAGGACCGCCCCGACTACGAGGTGTTCCGGTTCCCGGTGCTGCCCGCCGGCGTGGAGGCGAAGGCCTACCTGTACCCGCCCAAGGAGGGGACGCCGGGCGTCGAGGTGTGGCTCGAAGTGGACGGCCTGGAGCCGGGCGCCCGATACGCGGTCTGGGTCGAGCGGCGTTCGACCGGCGAACGCGTCGGATGCGGGACCTTCCGCGCGGTGGACGGCGCCGCGCACATCGTCCTGCCTTCTGAGGTCGACCGCGGCGACACCGGAGCCGTCGGCGTCAGCACCGCCGAAGGCGAGTTCGTGATGATCGCTCCCGTCACGTAG
- a CDS encoding acyl-CoA dehydrogenase family protein: MDLRYTDEQEAFRAEVRAWLRAHVPKERLPTVGTREGFDAHRAWEQELGRAGYGALHWPVEYGGRGADVVMTAIFEEEYAIIEGPPRITVLGRNLMGPTLMVHGTPEQKDRWLSRILSADDIWSQGFSEPDAGSDLAGLKTRAVRDGEDFIVDGQKIWTSYGTFSDWIFALVRTDPEAPRHAGITFLAIDMRSPGVEARPLVQVDGRAGFAEVFFTDVRVPATQVIGEVNRGWDVAMATLGFERDAPSAPAGRFERDVAELGSIARALGRDSDAGVRDTIGSLYAQALAYRWHTMRTLTRLARGERIGPEGSVTKVLWSELERDTFAAGRELLGPYGEVLSDEAPQTDPLRWHSKYWFSRAATIYAGTSEIQRNIIAERVLGLPRK, from the coding sequence ATGGATCTTCGCTACACCGACGAGCAGGAAGCGTTCCGGGCCGAGGTTCGCGCCTGGCTCCGCGCACACGTTCCCAAGGAGCGTCTGCCGACCGTCGGCACCCGCGAAGGCTTCGACGCGCATCGCGCCTGGGAGCAGGAGCTCGGCCGCGCCGGGTACGGAGCTCTCCACTGGCCCGTGGAGTACGGCGGCCGCGGCGCCGACGTCGTGATGACGGCGATCTTCGAGGAGGAGTACGCGATCATCGAGGGTCCCCCGCGCATCACCGTTCTGGGACGCAACCTCATGGGCCCCACGCTGATGGTCCACGGGACGCCCGAGCAGAAGGACCGGTGGCTGTCGCGGATCCTGTCCGCCGACGACATCTGGTCGCAGGGTTTCTCCGAGCCCGACGCAGGAAGTGACCTCGCCGGGCTGAAGACGCGCGCCGTTCGCGACGGCGAAGACTTCATCGTCGACGGACAGAAGATCTGGACCTCGTACGGAACGTTCTCCGACTGGATCTTCGCCCTCGTCCGGACCGATCCGGAAGCGCCACGCCACGCCGGCATCACGTTCCTCGCGATCGACATGCGCTCCCCCGGCGTCGAGGCCCGGCCGCTGGTGCAGGTCGACGGCCGCGCCGGCTTCGCCGAGGTTTTCTTCACCGACGTTCGCGTGCCTGCGACGCAGGTGATCGGCGAGGTCAACCGCGGCTGGGACGTCGCGATGGCGACCCTCGGCTTCGAGCGCGACGCCCCGTCCGCGCCCGCCGGCCGCTTCGAGCGCGACGTCGCCGAGCTGGGCTCGATCGCGCGGGCGCTGGGCCGCGATTCCGACGCAGGCGTCCGGGACACCATCGGGTCGCTGTACGCGCAGGCACTCGCGTACCGGTGGCACACGATGCGCACGCTCACCCGGCTCGCGCGCGGCGAGCGGATCGGGCCCGAAGGCTCCGTGACGAAGGTGCTCTGGTCCGAGCTCGAGCGCGACACGTTCGCCGCCGGACGCGAGCTGCTCGGGCCGTACGGCGAGGTACTCTCGGACGAGGCCCCGCAGACGGACCCGCTCCGCTGGCATTCGAAGTACTGGTTCTCGCGGGCCGCGACGATCTACGCCGGGACCAGCGAGATACAGCGCAACATCATCGCCGAGCGCGTGCTCGGCCTCCCTCGGAAGTAG
- a CDS encoding acyl-CoA dehydrogenase family protein, protein MDFDFSPEQLAVRDLARELFEKESPPSRLRELWSGAERDRSVWKALGQAGLLEITDPVDLVLVLEEAGRAALPEPIAETLAIAAPVLAEAGSDWVPRVASGEAIVAVQLGGAPFVVDAGDADLLLLERDGELHALPHDAFTATPVQSDDKARRLYAVNAHTGSETRIAGDAGVALDRGAAAVAAVLNGISMRMLEMTLEHVKTREQFGKPVGSFQAVKHKLASAHVRVESARAAAWYAAFAIGAGLPDRSLAASVAKVVAAEAEAIANAEALQCHGGIGFTWEHDLHMWMKRGKALEASFGTAAEHRARVAAHVLSEQADA, encoded by the coding sequence GTGGATTTCGATTTCTCTCCCGAGCAGCTGGCCGTCCGCGACCTCGCGCGGGAGCTCTTCGAGAAGGAGTCGCCGCCGTCACGTCTGCGCGAGCTCTGGAGCGGTGCCGAGCGGGATCGATCGGTCTGGAAGGCGCTCGGCCAGGCGGGCCTGCTCGAGATCACGGACCCGGTCGACCTTGTGCTGGTGCTCGAGGAAGCGGGGCGCGCAGCGCTGCCCGAACCGATCGCGGAGACACTCGCGATCGCGGCGCCGGTCCTCGCCGAAGCCGGGAGCGATTGGGTCCCGCGCGTCGCGTCGGGTGAGGCGATCGTGGCCGTCCAGCTCGGCGGCGCGCCGTTCGTCGTCGACGCCGGCGACGCGGATCTGCTGCTGCTGGAGCGCGACGGCGAGCTCCACGCGCTTCCTCACGATGCGTTCACGGCGACCCCGGTCCAGTCCGACGACAAGGCTCGTCGTCTTTACGCGGTGAACGCGCACACCGGATCCGAGACGCGGATCGCGGGCGATGCCGGCGTCGCGCTCGATCGCGGAGCGGCAGCCGTGGCGGCGGTCCTCAACGGGATCTCGATGCGCATGCTCGAAATGACGCTGGAGCACGTCAAGACCCGAGAGCAGTTCGGGAAGCCGGTCGGCTCGTTCCAGGCGGTGAAGCACAAGCTGGCGAGCGCGCACGTGCGTGTGGAATCCGCGCGCGCGGCGGCCTGGTACGCCGCGTTCGCGATCGGAGCCGGGCTGCCCGACCGCTCGCTCGCGGCGTCGGTCGCCAAGGTCGTCGCCGCCGAGGCCGAGGCCATCGCGAACGCTGAAGCGCTGCAGTGCCACGGCGGGATCGGTTTCACCTGGGAGCACGACCTGCACATGTGGATGAAGCGGGGGAAAGCGCTGGAAGCGTCCTTCGGCACCGCTGCCGAGCATCGCGCGCGCGTCGCGGCTCACGTTCTTTCGGAGCAGGCCGATGCCTGA
- a CDS encoding SDR family oxidoreductase: protein MPEAPPYPPGRSLLEGKTVLVTAAAGAGIGFATAKRCLEEGARVVLSDKHERRLVEASDRLAELGRVACSIPCDVTSQDDVDRLFRGAIEATGGLDVVVNNAGLGGTKDIAEMTDDEWAVVIDISLNGTFRCTRAALQHMIPRGGGVIVNLGSILGWRAQAGQGHYAAAKAGVMALTRAAAMEAAPHNVRVNCVAPSFAETPFLSKVVAEETLAELRAREAFGRAAEPWEVANVIVFLASDYSSYMTGEVVSVSAQHP, encoded by the coding sequence ATGCCTGAGGCGCCTCCGTACCCGCCGGGCCGCTCGCTGCTCGAGGGCAAGACCGTGCTCGTCACCGCGGCCGCAGGAGCGGGCATCGGGTTCGCGACCGCGAAACGCTGCCTCGAGGAGGGCGCCCGCGTGGTCCTCTCCGACAAGCACGAGCGGCGTCTGGTGGAGGCGTCCGATCGGCTGGCCGAACTCGGACGGGTCGCCTGCTCGATCCCTTGCGATGTCACATCACAGGACGATGTCGACCGGTTGTTCCGCGGAGCCATCGAGGCGACCGGCGGGCTCGACGTCGTCGTGAACAACGCCGGGCTCGGCGGTACGAAGGACATCGCCGAGATGACCGACGACGAATGGGCCGTCGTGATCGACATCTCTTTGAACGGAACCTTCCGGTGCACGCGAGCGGCGCTGCAGCACATGATCCCTCGGGGCGGCGGCGTGATCGTGAACCTCGGGTCGATCCTCGGCTGGCGAGCGCAGGCCGGACAGGGGCACTACGCGGCCGCGAAGGCCGGCGTCATGGCACTGACCCGAGCCGCCGCTATGGAGGCAGCGCCGCACAACGTCCGCGTGAACTGCGTGGCGCCCTCGTTCGCGGAGACGCCGTTCCTGTCGAAAGTGGTCGCGGAGGAGACGCTGGCCGAGCTCCGCGCCCGCGAGGCGTTCGGCCGGGCGGCCGAGCCGTGGGAGGTCGCCAACGTGATCGTCTTCCTCGCGAGCGACTACTCCTCGTACATGACCGGAGAGGTCGTCTCGGTCAGCGCGCAACACCCCTAG
- a CDS encoding LLM class flavin-dependent oxidoreductase yields MEFGIFLQGHVAARSLAKDPNFEHTSLMNDVALAKAADDSGFKYIWVSEHHFLDEYSHTSASEVFLAYLAGVTQRIHLGSAIWNISPAVNHPIRVAERVAMMDHVSDGRFEFGVGRGAGSHEVTGFMIESTDATKAMFEETFKEFAKMWRQNEYSFKGDYFEVPPRNVLPKPWRKPHPPIWQAAGNPPTYEKAARSGVGAIGFNFSAAKAMAPVVEAYKKAIPQAEPIGDYVNDNVMITNSVVCLEDGRKAREVAAGMGSGRLQSLVFRYHDTFPKPEHVPAWPKTLPEPDLEQVEWRVKEGYMLCGDPDEVLEQVRKYESVGCDQVVFGLPISMPIEAAIETVRLFGKHVIPKLDPDPVHRTTRFRDAAAGA; encoded by the coding sequence ATGGAATTCGGCATCTTCTTGCAGGGCCATGTGGCCGCGCGGAGCCTCGCCAAAGACCCCAACTTCGAGCACACCTCGCTCATGAACGACGTCGCGCTCGCGAAAGCCGCCGACGATTCGGGGTTCAAGTACATCTGGGTCTCCGAGCACCACTTCCTCGACGAATATTCGCACACGTCGGCGTCCGAGGTTTTCCTCGCCTACCTGGCCGGCGTCACGCAGCGGATCCACCTCGGCTCGGCGATCTGGAACATCTCCCCCGCCGTCAACCATCCCATCCGGGTGGCAGAGCGCGTGGCGATGATGGATCACGTCTCCGACGGCCGGTTCGAGTTCGGCGTCGGGCGCGGAGCCGGTTCGCACGAGGTGACCGGCTTCATGATCGAGAGCACCGACGCCACGAAAGCGATGTTCGAGGAGACGTTCAAGGAGTTCGCGAAGATGTGGCGCCAGAACGAGTACTCGTTCAAGGGCGACTACTTCGAGGTTCCCCCGCGCAATGTCCTGCCGAAGCCCTGGCGCAAGCCGCACCCACCGATCTGGCAGGCGGCCGGCAACCCGCCGACCTACGAGAAGGCCGCGCGGTCGGGCGTCGGCGCGATCGGGTTCAACTTCTCGGCGGCGAAGGCGATGGCGCCCGTGGTCGAGGCGTACAAGAAGGCGATCCCCCAAGCCGAGCCGATCGGGGACTACGTCAACGACAACGTGATGATCACGAACTCGGTCGTGTGCCTCGAGGACGGCCGAAAGGCGCGCGAGGTCGCCGCCGGGATGGGGAGCGGCCGCCTCCAGAGCCTCGTCTTCCGCTACCACGACACGTTCCCGAAGCCCGAGCACGTCCCGGCCTGGCCGAAGACGCTCCCCGAGCCCGACCTCGAGCAGGTCGAGTGGCGGGTCAAAGAGGGCTACATGCTCTGCGGTGACCCGGACGAGGTGCTCGAGCAGGTGCGCAAGTACGAGAGCGTGGGCTGCGACCAGGTCGTGTTCGGGCTACCGATCTCGATGCCGATCGAGGCCGCGATCGAAACGGTCCGTCTCTTCGGCAAGCACGTCATCCCGAAGCTCGACCCCGACCCGGTCCACCGCACCACGCGCTTCCGCGACGCAGCGGCCGGCGCCTAG